The Sediminitomix flava genome includes a window with the following:
- a CDS encoding DEAD/DEAH box helicase: MEQSTNTNGFEQFKLNRQLLNAIDDLGFTAPSPIQEKAIPLALAGHDLFGIAQTGTGKTAAFVLPILMKIKYAQGNNPRALILAPTRELAIQIKENATNLGKYTDLRIKVAFGGIGIKKQLEDIKEGVDILIGTPGRVMDLYATGELYLKEINTMVLDEADRMMDMGFMPQIRQMLEILPSKKRQNLLFSATMPQTVVKLSEEFLEFPETVEVTPQATTAEMVDQSLFYVPNIKSKINLLEHFLSDRETFKKVIVFARKRQTADSIFKYLERKVKDANIRVLHANKGQNTRINTIQAFRDDEVDILVSTDVAARGIDVSAVSHVINFDIPVLYEEYVHRVGRTGRANTEGTAFTFCNPAEKYHLKKIQELISLEIPVKDIPAEVLIEETPFAEHQEMAMEIDRQKRKEDPNYKGAFHEKKDKNVKKQEKKQRNARRNAGQSSKGSSVYVSKKKKTSSKGGGSSRSSSSRGRGKRR, from the coding sequence ATGGAGCAATCAACAAATACCAACGGATTTGAGCAATTCAAACTGAACCGACAACTTCTTAATGCTATTGATGACTTAGGCTTTACGGCTCCTAGTCCAATTCAAGAAAAAGCTATCCCATTGGCTCTAGCTGGTCATGACTTATTCGGTATTGCTCAAACTGGTACAGGAAAAACAGCCGCATTTGTTCTTCCTATTCTAATGAAGATCAAATACGCTCAGGGTAATAATCCTAGAGCTTTGATTCTTGCTCCTACCCGAGAGCTTGCCATTCAGATTAAAGAAAATGCAACAAACCTAGGAAAGTATACTGACTTAAGAATCAAAGTTGCTTTCGGTGGTATAGGTATCAAAAAGCAGTTAGAAGATATCAAAGAAGGTGTAGATATTCTGATTGGTACACCAGGGCGTGTAATGGATTTATACGCTACAGGAGAACTGTACTTGAAAGAAATCAATACGATGGTCTTGGATGAAGCTGACCGTATGATGGATATGGGTTTTATGCCTCAAATCCGTCAAATGCTAGAAATTTTACCTAGTAAAAAACGTCAGAACCTTCTTTTCTCAGCTACAATGCCTCAAACAGTTGTGAAACTAAGTGAAGAATTCCTTGAGTTTCCAGAAACAGTTGAGGTAACTCCTCAAGCTACAACTGCTGAGATGGTTGACCAGTCTTTATTTTATGTTCCAAACATTAAATCTAAGATCAACCTCCTTGAACACTTTTTGAGCGATCGTGAAACATTCAAAAAAGTAATTGTTTTTGCTCGAAAACGCCAAACAGCTGATAGTATTTTCAAGTACTTGGAAAGAAAGGTTAAGGATGCAAACATTAGAGTTTTACATGCGAACAAAGGACAAAATACTCGTATAAATACGATTCAAGCCTTTAGAGATGACGAAGTTGATATTCTGGTATCTACTGATGTAGCTGCAAGAGGTATTGATGTAAGTGCAGTATCTCATGTGATCAACTTTGACATACCTGTACTTTATGAAGAGTATGTACACCGAGTTGGACGAACAGGAAGAGCGAATACGGAAGGTACGGCTTTTACGTTCTGTAACCCTGCTGAAAAGTATCACTTAAAGAAAATTCAAGAATTAATTAGTCTTGAAATTCCTGTTAAAGATATTCCAGCTGAAGTTCTGATTGAAGAAACCCCTTTTGCGGAGCATCAGGAAATGGCAATGGAAATTGACCGTCAGAAACGTAAGGAAGACCCGAACTACAAAGGAGCTTTCCACGAAAAGAAAGATAAAAACGTTAAGAAGCAGGAAAAGAAACAAAGAAATGCGAGACGTAATGCAGGACAATCTTCAAAAGGAAGTTCTGTTTATGTATCTAAAAAGAAGAAAACTTCTTCAAAAGGTGGAGGTAGTTCTCGTTCTAGCTCTTCAAGAGGAAGAGGAAAAAGAAGATAA